The Candidatus Sulfotelmatobacter sp. genome contains a region encoding:
- a CDS encoding FlgD immunoglobulin-like domain containing protein codes for MLRASPTLTAAALFFACPAAIGRAAADQPRQIEPQICNATFSGTLDTTGMQPKDFALVRDGTTWHLFYTRQYMTPNYDDNSNTRAIGHAISSDRALGAWTVVDRAAIAARSGHLWDNLHVWAPSIVRQNGTWYMFYAGVEYDTVATQPQLVTTQIQRIGLATSTDLYTWKQDLQPVLFNKKVPWTYQDSTAIGNGGVGWQFRDPEVVPDPDHPGEWLMYYVTIDSMLTKFVIGVATTVGGDLRQWRNVVPITRTSAGFMSADRDESPQVFQRDGAWWLLYMSNHYASNDQITFVLSHGSPSDSAGWSFPDSLKAVTCGEHNYPSTLNLLHAIEHVQAGPSEMLAGFSTWPSGAGIIQFEQLLPPNSTCPTDSLRLGCPTIVTGVAPPAAPLAEPLALAITGANPARSGATFQLSLRRATPVLVAIYDATGRRVKTLFDGELPAGSSAFRWDGRDQGAAPAPSGVYFARATAAGGRAVARLLLAR; via the coding sequence TTGCTCCGCGCATCCCCCACGCTGACCGCGGCTGCCCTGTTCTTCGCCTGCCCCGCCGCAATCGGCCGCGCCGCGGCCGATCAGCCACGGCAGATCGAGCCTCAGATCTGCAACGCCACTTTCTCGGGGACACTCGACACCACCGGCATGCAGCCCAAGGATTTCGCGCTGGTCCGCGACGGCACTACCTGGCACCTGTTCTACACACGCCAGTACATGACCCCGAACTACGACGACAATTCCAACACGCGGGCGATTGGTCACGCGATCTCGAGTGATCGCGCCTTGGGGGCCTGGACGGTGGTGGATCGCGCGGCAATCGCGGCGCGGTCCGGGCACCTCTGGGACAACCTGCACGTGTGGGCGCCGAGCATCGTGCGGCAGAACGGCACCTGGTACATGTTCTACGCTGGCGTCGAGTACGACACCGTGGCCACGCAGCCGCAGCTCGTCACCACTCAGATCCAGCGCATCGGCCTCGCCACCTCCACCGATCTCTACACGTGGAAGCAGGACTTGCAGCCGGTGCTGTTCAACAAGAAGGTCCCCTGGACGTATCAGGATTCGACCGCGATCGGGAATGGCGGTGTCGGCTGGCAGTTCCGCGATCCCGAGGTCGTCCCCGACCCGGATCATCCCGGCGAGTGGTTGATGTACTACGTCACGATCGATTCCATGCTGACCAAGTTCGTGATCGGCGTCGCGACCACCGTGGGCGGCGATCTGCGTCAGTGGCGCAACGTGGTTCCTATCACACGCACTTCGGCCGGGTTCATGAGTGCCGACCGGGACGAGTCGCCGCAGGTATTCCAGCGCGACGGCGCGTGGTGGCTGCTCTACATGTCGAACCACTACGCCTCGAACGACCAGATCACCTTCGTGCTGAGCCATGGCAGCCCCTCAGACTCGGCGGGCTGGAGCTTCCCCGATTCGCTAAAGGCGGTGACCTGCGGCGAGCACAACTATCCCAGCACGCTCAACCTGCTCCACGCGATCGAGCACGTTCAAGCCGGACCGAGTGAAATGCTGGCCGGGTTTTCCACCTGGCCGTCGGGCGCGGGAATCATTCAGTTCGAGCAGCTGCTGCCGCCGAATTCCACCTGCCCGACCGACAGCCTCCGGCTCGGTTGCCCCACGATCGTGACCGGCGTGGCGCCGCCCGCGGCCCCGCTGGCCGAGCCCCTCGCGCTGGCAATCACGGGAGCCAATCCCGCCCGATCGGGAGCGACCTTCCAACTCTCGCTTCGCCGGGCCACGCCGGTTCTCGTCGCGATCTACGACGCAACCGGACGGCGCGTGAAGACGCTGTTCGACGGCGAACTGCCGGCCGGGTCGAGCGCGTTCCGGTGGGACGGGCGCGACCAAGGCGCCGCCCCCGCGCCGAGCGGCGTCTACTTCGCGCGTGCCACGGCGGCCGGTGGCCGGGCGGTCGCGCGCCTGCTGCTGGCGCGCTGA
- a CDS encoding YbhB/YbcL family Raf kinase inhibitor-like protein: MRRMPWIAALVWFAVTSAASKTPAFKLESPVIKPGGTIDAQQVFHGMGCDGQNVSPELKWSGAPAGTKSFAITVYDPDAPTGSGWWHWVVYDIPASSTALDSGAGTSDGAKLPAGAKQGRTDFGSPGFGGP, translated from the coding sequence ATGCGCAGGATGCCGTGGATCGCCGCGCTGGTTTGGTTCGCTGTCACGTCTGCAGCCTCGAAAACGCCCGCCTTCAAGCTCGAGTCGCCCGTCATCAAGCCGGGCGGGACGATCGACGCGCAGCAAGTTTTTCACGGAATGGGCTGCGACGGGCAAAACGTCTCGCCCGAACTGAAATGGAGTGGTGCGCCGGCCGGAACCAAGAGCTTCGCAATCACCGTCTACGATCCCGATGCGCCGACCGGTTCGGGCTGGTGGCACTGGGTGGTGTACGACATTCCCGCCTCGAGCACGGCGCTCGACTCCGGCGCCGGCACCAGTGACGGAGCGAAGCTGCCGGCGGGGGCGAAGCAGGGTCGCACCGACTTCGGCTCGCCGGGATTCGGCGGCCC